The Natronincola ferrireducens genome includes a window with the following:
- a CDS encoding tartrate dehydrogenase — protein MKKYKIAVIPGDGIGNEVTAEGVKVLDTFAALKGDIHFDYEYFPWGCEYYLKTGNMMDPNGLKILKDFDAILLGAVGYPSVPDHISLHGLLLKIRQGFNQSVNLRPIKLLPGAPCPLKDKRPEDIDFIVVRENVEGEYAGVGGVRFADRPEEIALQTAVFTRKNTEKIMEYAFQLARKRNKYKKVTNVTKSNALNYSMVFWDKIFTEQAENYRDIITETHHVDAVTMYFLQKPETYDVLVASNLFGDIITDLGAALQGGLGFAASGNLNLEKEYPSMFEPVHGSAPDLAGKQVANPIAMIWTVKMLLDHLLEDCDTERITEAITEILLEGKTLTPDLKGTAKTHEVGDAVCERLKRLLG, from the coding sequence ATGAAAAAATATAAAATAGCTGTTATTCCAGGAGATGGCATAGGAAATGAGGTTACAGCGGAAGGGGTAAAGGTATTAGATACCTTTGCTGCCCTTAAAGGAGACATACACTTTGATTATGAATATTTTCCTTGGGGCTGTGAGTATTATCTAAAAACTGGAAACATGATGGACCCCAACGGATTAAAGATTTTAAAGGATTTTGATGCTATCTTATTAGGTGCTGTAGGATATCCTTCTGTACCTGATCACATTTCTCTTCATGGACTGCTTTTAAAAATACGACAGGGTTTTAATCAATCGGTTAACTTAAGACCTATAAAGCTGCTGCCTGGAGCACCTTGTCCTCTTAAAGATAAAAGACCAGAGGATATTGATTTTATTGTGGTAAGAGAAAATGTAGAAGGTGAATATGCAGGGGTAGGAGGAGTTAGATTTGCTGATAGGCCAGAGGAAATAGCCCTACAAACAGCAGTATTTACCAGAAAAAACACAGAAAAAATTATGGAATATGCTTTTCAATTAGCTAGAAAACGAAATAAGTATAAGAAGGTTACCAATGTTACAAAATCCAATGCACTAAATTACAGTATGGTGTTTTGGGATAAAATTTTTACAGAGCAGGCAGAAAATTATAGAGATATTATAACAGAAACCCACCATGTTGATGCAGTTACCATGTATTTTTTACAAAAGCCAGAAACCTATGACGTATTGGTGGCATCCAATCTCTTCGGAGATATTATTACTGATTTAGGAGCAGCTTTACAGGGTGGATTAGGCTTTGCTGCCAGTGGCAACTTGAACTTAGAGAAGGAATACCCCTCTATGTTTGAGCCAGTCCATGGTTCAGCCCCTGATTTAGCCGGTAAACAGGTTGCTAATCCTATCGCCATGATTTGGACAGTAAAAATGCTATTAGATCATTTATTAGAAGATTGTGACACAGAAAGGATTACTGAGGCTATTACAGAAATTTTACTGGAAGGTAAAACACTGACACCAGATTTAAAGGGAACAGCAAAAACCCATGAAGTTGGGGATGCAGTATGTGAGAGACTAAAAAGGCTTTTAGGTTAA
- a CDS encoding sugar phosphate isomerase/epimerase family protein — translation MDYINILNRIGYAATLGEENILTALDFAKENGFPSVEINLNVPAFFPENYSREQRKAIRARVEKEKIALSFHAPEDIPLYHLHDGVRKEGLERLKECIDFGAEIGGQKITFHPGDSVCFTQTDKKIYLQEIYGGEFAKLLKESLIELRKHAMGKIMPCIENVGNFNGMIKKVLEELLPQGDLYLTWDIGHSYGKQGDIDFFMSNLKYVRNCHIHDHNGVQDHQVIGEGKINFQYYFNQLEDIDTSFILEVRPVEKALISRENLQRILQKF, via the coding sequence ATGGACTATATAAATATTTTAAATCGTATAGGATATGCAGCAACCCTAGGAGAAGAAAATATATTGACGGCCTTGGATTTTGCTAAGGAGAATGGGTTTCCTTCTGTAGAAATCAATTTAAATGTTCCTGCATTTTTTCCTGAAAACTATAGTAGAGAGCAGCGCAAAGCTATTAGAGCAAGGGTAGAGAAGGAAAAGATAGCTTTAAGCTTCCATGCTCCTGAGGATATTCCCCTTTATCATCTACATGATGGTGTAAGAAAAGAAGGACTTGAACGGCTAAAGGAATGTATAGATTTTGGGGCTGAGATTGGGGGACAAAAGATTACCTTTCATCCTGGAGATTCCGTTTGTTTTACCCAAACCGATAAAAAAATTTATCTTCAAGAAATTTATGGTGGGGAATTTGCAAAATTGTTGAAGGAAAGCTTAATAGAATTAAGGAAGCATGCTATGGGAAAAATCATGCCTTGTATTGAAAATGTAGGGAATTTCAATGGTATGATAAAAAAAGTATTAGAAGAATTATTGCCTCAAGGGGATTTATACCTTACATGGGATATTGGTCACTCCTATGGAAAGCAGGGGGATATAGATTTTTTTATGAGTAATTTAAAATATGTAAGAAACTGCCATATCCATGACCATAATGGTGTTCAGGATCATCAGGTTATAGGAGAAGGAAAAATAAATTTTCAATATTATTTTAATCAGTTAGAGGACATAGATACCTCCTTCATTTTAGAAGTTCGTCCCGTGGAGAAGGCCTTGATATCTAGAGAAAATTTGCAAAGGATACTTCAAAAGTTTTAG
- a CDS encoding dihydroorotase: MKLLIKNGRIIDPISNTDEVKDLMIEDDKIVAVKKNIEEKVDKIIDAKNCWVVPGLIDIHVHLREPGFEDKETISSGSQSAAKGGFTTICCMPNTNPVIDNKDVVKYIQEKANKEALVNILPIGAITKGQEGRELAAIEEMMEAGICGISEDGKAVMKATLMEEALEVASKLKLPVFSHCEDHDLSNDGVMNEGDRCRELGLKGISPDAEEIIAARDIFLAQKLDVKLHLCHISTQGTVEILRQSKKRDKRITAEVCPHHFTLTEEAVTPNNTNTKMNPPLRTYKDIEAIKEALRDGTIDIIATDHAPHHEREKNLSYVEAPFGIVGLETAVPLVITELVDKGILTPIQMIEKMSTKPAALLGLDKGELKIGKIADVTIINPYEVYDIDINKFASKGKNSPFHGKTVKGKVNYTIVAGKLIVENGELLVDKQ; the protein is encoded by the coding sequence ATGAAGCTGTTAATTAAAAACGGAAGAATTATTGATCCTATATCCAACACCGATGAGGTCAAGGACTTAATGATAGAAGATGACAAAATAGTCGCTGTTAAAAAGAACATAGAAGAGAAGGTCGACAAAATTATCGATGCAAAGAACTGTTGGGTTGTACCGGGATTAATTGATATCCATGTTCATTTAAGGGAACCAGGATTTGAGGATAAAGAAACGATATCCTCTGGCAGTCAAAGTGCAGCCAAGGGAGGATTTACTACTATATGCTGTATGCCAAATACCAATCCAGTAATAGATAATAAGGATGTTGTAAAGTATATTCAAGAAAAAGCAAACAAAGAAGCTTTGGTAAATATTTTGCCTATAGGTGCCATTACAAAGGGCCAAGAAGGCAGAGAACTGGCGGCAATTGAAGAAATGATGGAGGCTGGAATTTGTGGAATTAGTGAAGACGGAAAGGCGGTTATGAAGGCAACCCTTATGGAGGAGGCATTAGAGGTGGCTAGTAAATTAAAATTACCAGTCTTTTCCCACTGTGAGGACCATGATCTTTCTAATGATGGGGTTATGAATGAAGGGGATAGGTGTAGGGAGCTGGGGCTGAAGGGGATAAGTCCAGATGCTGAAGAAATCATTGCTGCACGAGACATATTTTTAGCACAGAAGCTAGATGTTAAACTTCATCTCTGTCACATTAGTACCCAAGGAACAGTAGAGATTCTAAGGCAAAGCAAAAAAAGAGATAAGAGGATAACAGCAGAAGTATGCCCCCATCACTTTACATTAACGGAGGAGGCTGTGACACCCAACAATACCAATACCAAAATGAATCCTCCCTTAAGAACCTATAAAGACATAGAAGCTATCAAAGAAGCTCTAAGGGATGGAACAATAGATATTATAGCAACCGATCATGCTCCCCATCATGAGAGGGAAAAGAACCTTTCCTATGTAGAGGCGCCCTTCGGCATTGTAGGCTTAGAAACAGCGGTGCCACTGGTGATAACAGAGTTGGTGGACAAAGGAATCTTAACACCAATACAAATGATAGAAAAAATGAGTACAAAGCCTGCTGCGTTGCTGGGATTAGATAAAGGAGAATTAAAGATAGGGAAGATAGCTGATGTAACCATCATCAATCCCTATGAAGTCTATGATATAGATATAAATAAGTTTGCATCAAAGGGAAAAAACAGTCCTTTTCATGGGAAGACAGTAAAAGGAAAAGTAAACTATACGATTGTAGCTGGGAAGTTGATTGTAGAAAATGGAGAACTTTTGGTAGATAAACAATAA
- the pyrF gene encoding orotidine-5'-phosphate decarboxylase, with the protein MIDRLIEKIEALQNPTVVGLDPRLNYVPRAIREKNYELYGKTPKAAAKAFLEFNKGIIDGIYDLVPAVKPQIAMYEQYGSEGIQAYIDTIGYAKEKGLLIIGDIKRSDIASTAEAYADGHIGRVKVEEESYSIYGEDTITLNPYLGYDSIEPYVGHCKTYDKGLFILVKTSNSNSGEIQDLDVGGEKLYERVGKLVHQWGQSLVGKRGYSSIGAVVGATHPHQAEGLRSIMPKTYFLVPGYGAQGAKAEDLKGYFNRDGLGAIINSSRGIIAAYQREAYQSKYKEEEFALAARAAVLDMKKDLQKIL; encoded by the coding sequence ATGATAGATAGATTGATAGAAAAAATTGAAGCATTACAAAATCCTACAGTGGTAGGATTAGACCCTAGGTTAAATTATGTGCCTAGAGCCATAAGAGAAAAGAACTATGAACTATATGGAAAAACCCCTAAGGCAGCAGCAAAGGCTTTTCTGGAATTCAACAAGGGGATTATTGATGGAATCTATGATTTAGTACCAGCAGTAAAGCCTCAAATAGCCATGTATGAGCAATATGGATCAGAAGGCATACAAGCCTACATTGATACCATTGGCTATGCAAAGGAAAAAGGACTGCTGATTATTGGTGATATTAAAAGAAGTGACATTGCGTCTACTGCCGAAGCCTATGCTGATGGACATATCGGCAGGGTAAAGGTTGAAGAAGAAAGCTATAGTATCTACGGGGAAGATACGATTACCTTAAACCCCTATCTTGGATACGACTCCATTGAACCCTATGTTGGACATTGTAAAACCTATGATAAAGGACTTTTTATTCTTGTTAAAACCTCCAATTCCAATAGTGGAGAAATACAGGATCTAGATGTAGGTGGAGAAAAGCTTTATGAAAGAGTTGGGAAACTGGTTCATCAATGGGGACAATCCTTAGTAGGCAAAAGAGGGTATAGTTCCATAGGGGCAGTGGTGGGGGCAACCCATCCTCATCAAGCAGAAGGCCTCCGTAGCATCATGCCCAAGACTTATTTTTTAGTGCCGGGCTATGGAGCTCAAGGAGCTAAGGCTGAAGATTTAAAGGGATATTTTAATAGGGATGGATTAGGAGCCATTATTAATTCCTCAAGGGGAATCATTGCAGCTTATCAAAGGGAAGCTTATCAATCAAAGTACAAGGAAGAAGAATTTGCCTTGGCAGCAAGAGCTGCGGTATTGGATATGAAAAAGGATTTGCAAAAAATACTTTAA
- a CDS encoding carbamoyl phosphate synthase small subunit: protein MKAKLILENGNSFEGIAFGHIQETVGEVVFNTGMTGYQEILTDPSYYGQMVVMTYPLIGNYGINLDDMESTAPKVKALIVRERTAKGSNWRCEMDIEGYLKEMKVMGLAEIDTRALTKTLRNHGTMKGIIVGEDISQEEIQKKINNFSNEDAVKQVTTKEIYSVEGAGKHIAIIDFGMKKNILRSFSKRNCRITVFPYNVGAEEILSVNPDGIFLSNGPGDPKALTDNIATIKKLTEKKPILGICLGHQLLALSLGGNTERLKFGHHGCNHPVKDLIKNKIYITSQNHDYVVDGGSLPEEVIVTHVNLNDNTIEGIQHEFLPIFSVQFHPEASPGPQDTAYIFDKFMELLDKEDYNAKR from the coding sequence ATGAAGGCAAAATTAATTTTAGAAAATGGGAATAGTTTTGAGGGAATAGCCTTTGGACACATTCAAGAGACAGTAGGTGAAGTGGTATTTAATACAGGAATGACAGGCTATCAAGAAATATTAACAGATCCCTCTTATTATGGGCAAATGGTGGTGATGACCTATCCCCTAATAGGGAATTATGGGATTAACCTTGATGATATGGAATCAACAGCTCCAAAGGTAAAAGCCCTCATTGTAAGAGAAAGGACTGCTAAAGGGAGCAACTGGAGATGTGAAATGGATATAGAAGGGTATTTAAAAGAGATGAAAGTGATGGGTTTAGCAGAAATAGATACCAGGGCTTTGACTAAGACCTTAAGAAACCACGGAACCATGAAGGGAATCATTGTAGGGGAGGACATATCCCAAGAGGAAATACAGAAAAAAATAAATAATTTTAGTAACGAAGATGCTGTAAAACAGGTGACGACAAAGGAGATTTACAGTGTTGAAGGAGCAGGAAAGCATATTGCCATCATAGATTTTGGGATGAAGAAAAATATTCTCAGGTCTTTTAGTAAAAGAAATTGTAGAATAACTGTATTTCCCTATAATGTAGGGGCTGAAGAGATATTAAGTGTAAATCCCGATGGTATATTTCTATCCAATGGCCCTGGAGATCCTAAAGCCTTAACAGATAACATTGCTACAATTAAGAAGTTGACTGAAAAAAAGCCTATTCTGGGAATTTGTTTAGGTCATCAGCTTTTGGCCCTTAGCTTAGGAGGAAATACAGAAAGATTAAAGTTTGGTCACCATGGCTGTAACCATCCAGTGAAGGATTTAATAAAGAACAAGATTTATATAACCTCTCAAAATCATGATTATGTTGTAGATGGAGGAAGCTTACCAGAAGAGGTAATAGTCACCCATGTTAACTTAAATGATAACACCATAGAAGGGATACAGCATGAATTTTTACCAATATTCAGTGTACAGTTTCATCCTGAAGCCTCGCCTGGACCCCAAGATACTGCCTATATATTTGATAAGTTTATGGAGTTGCTAGACAAGGAGGATTACAATGCCAAGAGATAA
- the carB gene encoding carbamoyl-phosphate synthase large subunit — MPRDNTIKKVLVIGSGPIIIGQAAEFDYAGTQACRALKEEGLEVILINSNPATIMTDKEMADKIYIEPLTIEFVEKIIAKERPDSILAGMGGQTGLNLVVELFDKGILQRYNVKIIGTSIEAIRRGEDRELFKNLMESIQQPIVEGEIITNLEDGLQFASRVGYPVIVRPAYTLGGTGGGIANDEIQLKEILGQGLQMSRVGQVLLEKSIKGWKEIEYEVIRDKYGNSIAVCNMENIDPVGVHTGDSIVVAPSQTLSDKECQMLRTASINIIDAIKIEGGCNVQFALDPKSFQYAVIEINPRVSRSSALASKATGYPIAAVATKIALGYGLDEIKNAVTEKTYACFEPTLDYVVVKIPKWPFDKFHQANRMLGTKMMATGEIMAIGNNFEAALLKGIRSLEIGQYNLEGKTSQSRDIEELKRKIQVPDDERIFDVAEILRRNYRPEKICEITGIDSFFIDKIMNIVIEEERLKKTSLEEMTEEKLRPLKKKGFSDKGIANLMGCSPEDIYRLRKQWHIVPTYKMVDTCSGEFEAVSPYYYSTFDQVDEVEISNRKKVMVIGSGPIRIGQGIEFDYCSVHSILTLKEAGIETIIVNNNPETVSTDFNISDKLYFEPLTEEDVLNIVEKENPDGVILQFGGQTAIKLANFFRKMAIPILGTKPEEIDEAEDRKKFDTLMEKLNIPRPKGEAVTTVEEGIEEAKLLSYPVLVRPSYVLGGQGMEITYREKDLEKYLKEAFQRDKKNPVLIDKYLIGKEIEVDAICDGEEILIPGIMEHLERAGIHSGDSISIYPSQNISQGTKDKIQQYTKSIANALKVRGMINIQFVEFQGQLYVIEVNPRSSRTVPFISKVTGVPMIGLATRVMLGEKLKNLGYGTGIYPEGELIAVKVPVFSTEKLPMVEMSLGPEMKSTGEVLGVGKTFIEALYKGFIAAGIKIPKKEGKILVTLKDYDKEEFTQLAKGLHKKGYRFIATEGTAQHLKNHDIPAEAVKKISEGVPNILDIIRDGEIKLVINTPTRGHDAKRDGFMIRRAAMEASINVLTSLDTVRAMLGIMESNLSIEDLNPVDLGGI, encoded by the coding sequence ATGCCAAGAGATAATACTATAAAAAAAGTACTAGTTATTGGTTCAGGTCCCATTATTATAGGTCAAGCAGCAGAGTTTGATTATGCTGGAACCCAAGCCTGCAGAGCCTTAAAGGAAGAAGGCCTAGAGGTAATATTAATTAACAGTAATCCTGCTACCATTATGACAGATAAAGAAATGGCAGATAAAATTTATATAGAACCATTAACGATAGAGTTTGTTGAAAAAATTATTGCTAAGGAAAGACCCGATAGCATCTTAGCAGGAATGGGCGGACAAACAGGACTTAATCTTGTTGTAGAGCTCTTTGATAAGGGGATATTACAGCGATACAATGTAAAAATTATAGGAACATCTATAGAAGCCATTAGAAGGGGAGAAGATAGGGAGCTATTCAAAAATTTAATGGAAAGTATTCAGCAGCCTATTGTAGAAGGTGAAATTATTACAAACCTTGAAGATGGACTTCAATTTGCCAGTAGAGTTGGTTATCCTGTCATTGTTAGACCTGCCTATACATTAGGGGGTACAGGTGGAGGTATTGCTAACGATGAAATTCAATTAAAGGAGATACTAGGCCAAGGTCTTCAAATGAGTAGAGTGGGACAAGTATTATTGGAAAAAAGTATTAAGGGATGGAAAGAAATTGAATATGAAGTAATTAGAGATAAATATGGTAATTCCATTGCTGTATGTAATATGGAAAACATCGATCCTGTAGGGGTTCATACTGGGGACAGTATTGTAGTGGCTCCGTCTCAAACCCTATCGGATAAAGAATGTCAAATGCTGCGAACTGCTTCAATAAATATTATTGATGCTATTAAAATAGAGGGAGGATGCAATGTACAATTTGCTCTAGATCCTAAGAGCTTCCAGTATGCAGTCATAGAAATAAATCCTAGAGTTAGTAGATCGTCTGCCTTAGCTTCCAAGGCAACGGGATATCCTATCGCAGCAGTAGCTACAAAAATAGCTTTGGGGTATGGACTAGATGAAATAAAAAATGCAGTGACTGAAAAAACCTACGCCTGTTTTGAGCCCACCTTGGATTATGTAGTAGTAAAGATTCCTAAATGGCCCTTTGATAAGTTCCACCAGGCTAATAGAATGCTAGGAACAAAAATGATGGCAACGGGAGAAATAATGGCTATAGGTAATAATTTTGAAGCTGCCCTCCTCAAAGGAATACGTTCTTTAGAAATAGGTCAGTATAATCTAGAGGGCAAAACCTCTCAATCTAGGGATATTGAAGAATTGAAAAGAAAAATCCAAGTGCCTGATGATGAAAGAATATTTGATGTGGCAGAAATCCTTAGAAGAAATTATAGACCAGAAAAAATTTGTGAAATAACAGGAATAGATAGCTTTTTTATAGACAAAATTATGAACATTGTAATAGAGGAAGAAAGGTTGAAAAAAACTTCTTTAGAAGAAATGACGGAAGAAAAATTGAGACCTCTAAAGAAAAAAGGATTTTCTGATAAGGGAATAGCAAATTTAATGGGATGTAGTCCAGAGGATATTTATCGTTTAAGAAAGCAATGGCATATAGTCCCTACCTATAAAATGGTAGATACCTGTAGTGGAGAATTTGAAGCTGTGTCACCTTATTACTACTCCACCTTTGACCAAGTGGACGAAGTAGAGATAAGTAATAGGAAAAAAGTCATGGTAATTGGGTCGGGGCCTATACGGATAGGACAGGGTATTGAGTTTGACTATTGCTCAGTCCACAGCATCTTAACCTTGAAGGAAGCTGGAATTGAGACAATTATTGTAAATAACAATCCTGAAACTGTAAGTACCGACTTCAATATTTCTGACAAATTGTACTTTGAACCTCTGACCGAAGAAGATGTTTTAAATATTGTAGAAAAAGAAAATCCTGATGGTGTTATCCTACAATTTGGTGGACAAACGGCAATTAAGCTGGCAAATTTCTTTAGAAAAATGGCAATACCTATATTAGGAACAAAACCAGAAGAAATAGACGAAGCAGAGGATAGAAAAAAGTTCGATACTTTAATGGAAAAACTCAATATTCCAAGGCCCAAGGGAGAAGCAGTGACAACGGTTGAAGAAGGTATTGAGGAAGCTAAGCTGTTAAGCTATCCAGTTTTAGTAAGACCCTCCTATGTCCTAGGTGGACAAGGAATGGAAATAACCTATAGGGAAAAAGATTTAGAAAAATATTTAAAAGAGGCTTTTCAACGGGATAAGAAAAATCCAGTGTTAATTGATAAGTATCTTATAGGAAAAGAGATAGAAGTAGATGCTATCTGTGATGGAGAAGAAATACTGATTCCTGGGATTATGGAGCATCTAGAAAGGGCTGGTATTCATTCGGGAGATAGTATATCCATTTATCCTAGTCAAAATATATCCCAAGGGACAAAGGATAAAATTCAGCAATACACAAAATCTATAGCAAATGCTCTAAAGGTCAGGGGTATGATTAACATTCAATTTGTAGAATTTCAAGGCCAATTGTATGTTATTGAAGTGAATCCCCGGTCCAGCAGAACAGTTCCTTTTATAAGCAAAGTAACTGGGGTGCCAATGATAGGCTTAGCCACTAGAGTCATGCTGGGAGAGAAATTAAAGAATCTAGGATATGGTACAGGAATTTATCCAGAAGGGGAATTAATTGCAGTAAAGGTACCGGTTTTTTCTACAGAAAAGCTGCCGATGGTGGAAATGAGCTTAGGACCAGAGATGAAATCTACAGGGGAAGTCTTAGGTGTAGGCAAAACCTTTATAGAAGCCCTATATAAAGGATTTATAGCAGCAGGGATAAAAATCCCTAAAAAAGAAGGAAAAATTCTGGTGACATTAAAGGACTATGATAAGGAGGAATTTACTCAGCTGGCAAAGGGTCTTCATAAAAAGGGCTATCGGTTCATAGCTACAGAAGGAACGGCTCAACATTTAAAAAATCATGATATTCCTGCAGAGGCTGTAAAAAAGATTAGCGAAGGGGTTCCAAACATCCTTGATATCATAAGAGATGGGGAGATTAAGTTAGTCATCAATACACCTACTAGAGGACATGATGCAAAAAGAGATGGCTTTATGATACGGAGAGCAGCCATGGAAGCCTCCATTAATGTGTTGACATCCCTAGACACAGTAAGGGCAATGTTAGGGATTATGGAAAGTAATCTTTCTATAGAAGATTTAAATCCTGTAGATTTAGGAGGGATATGA
- a CDS encoding dihydroorotate dehydrogenase electron transfer subunit, with the protein MMNMVKAKIMKNEEISPQIYEMIFLSKEIGEQGFPGKFVNLYCEDGRHLLPRPISICEIDKNNHTIRLIYAIVGEGTKQISHLRVGDKVKVLGPLGNGFTVEKGNGKNIVIGGGIGVPPLLELVKHLKGSTTVYLGFRCNPILIEEFKKYVDYVYVATEDGSYGHKGNVLELIKQHNPIGDRVYSCGPKPMLKAIGEWAKEQDLPAELSLEERMACGIGACLVCTCKTQGKEDWEYKRVCKDGPVFSRDEVIWE; encoded by the coding sequence ATGATGAATATGGTAAAGGCAAAAATCATGAAAAATGAAGAAATCTCTCCCCAGATTTATGAAATGATTTTTTTGTCGAAGGAGATAGGAGAACAAGGATTTCCCGGGAAATTTGTAAATTTATATTGCGAGGATGGTCGACATTTACTGCCAAGACCTATAAGTATTTGTGAAATAGACAAAAATAATCATACAATAAGATTGATTTATGCCATTGTTGGAGAGGGGACAAAACAAATATCTCATCTAAGGGTAGGGGATAAAGTTAAAGTATTGGGACCCTTGGGCAATGGATTTACAGTAGAAAAAGGTAATGGGAAAAACATTGTAATAGGAGGAGGTATTGGGGTACCTCCCCTCCTAGAACTAGTAAAACACTTGAAGGGTAGTACAACTGTATATTTAGGTTTCCGATGCAATCCTATTTTAATAGAGGAATTCAAAAAATATGTTGATTATGTTTACGTAGCTACAGAAGATGGAAGTTATGGACATAAAGGTAATGTGTTGGAACTAATAAAACAGCATAATCCCATAGGGGATAGGGTTTATAGCTGTGGACCAAAGCCTATGTTGAAGGCTATAGGTGAATGGGCTAAGGAACAGGATCTTCCAGCTGAATTATCCTTAGAGGAAAGAATGGCCTGTGGTATAGGGGCTTGTCTTGTGTGCACCTGTAAGACCCAAGGGAAAGAAGATTGGGAATATAAAAGGGTATGTAAAGATGGTCCAGTCTTTTCAAGAGATGAGGTGATTTGGGAATGA
- a CDS encoding dihydroorotate dehydrogenase, with product MMKPNMKVNIGGVELKNPVMPASGTFGSGREYGEFVDLNKLGAVVVKGISSTPWKGNPTPRVAETYGGMLNSVGLQNPGMEEFIEKDIPFLRSYDTKIIVNISGKTVEEYCAVAERLSSEDIDILELNISCPNVKEGGVTFGTDRRMVEHVTKEVKRYAKQPLIVKLSPNVTDIVEIAKAAVAGGADSLSLINTLIGMAIDIHKRKPVLANGIGGLSGPAVKPVAVRMVYQVAQAVEVPIIGMGGITTGEDAIEFILAGATAVAVGTANFMNPRATLDVVEEIEGYLQQYNIKNIKEIVKKVCI from the coding sequence ATGATGAAGCCTAATATGAAGGTAAATATTGGAGGCGTAGAATTAAAAAATCCTGTTATGCCTGCTTCGGGAACCTTTGGAAGTGGCAGAGAATATGGAGAATTCGTGGATTTAAATAAACTTGGTGCTGTTGTGGTAAAGGGAATATCCTCCACCCCATGGAAGGGAAATCCTACACCAAGGGTAGCAGAAACCTATGGGGGTATGTTAAACAGTGTTGGACTTCAAAATCCTGGGATGGAGGAATTCATTGAAAAGGATATCCCGTTTTTACGAAGCTATGATACAAAAATCATTGTAAATATTTCAGGAAAAACAGTGGAAGAATACTGTGCAGTAGCTGAAAGACTATCTTCAGAGGATATCGATATACTGGAGCTAAACATATCCTGTCCCAATGTAAAGGAGGGAGGGGTAACCTTTGGAACTGATAGGAGAATGGTGGAGCATGTAACAAAGGAGGTAAAAAGATATGCTAAACAACCCCTTATTGTAAAATTAAGCCCTAATGTAACAGACATTGTTGAGATAGCAAAGGCTGCTGTGGCAGGAGGAGCCGATAGCCTATCCCTCATTAACACATTAATAGGAATGGCAATTGATATTCATAAAAGAAAACCTGTATTAGCCAATGGAATAGGAGGGCTATCTGGACCAGCTGTTAAACCAGTGGCAGTAAGAATGGTTTATCAAGTAGCACAGGCGGTGGAGGTTCCCATTATAGGTATGGGGGGAATAACTACAGGAGAGGATGCAATAGAATTTATTTTAGCAGGAGCCACTGCCGTAGCAGTAGGAACTGCTAATTTTATGAATCCAAGGGCAACGTTAGATGTAGTAGAAGAAATAGAGGGTTATTTGCAACAATATAACATAAAAAATATTAAAGAAATTGTTAAAAAGGTATGTATATAA
- the pyrE gene encoding orotate phosphoribosyltransferase, with product MIKKERVLEIFEKLEVLKRGHFLFTSGRHSDNYMQCAKILQYPEYTEEIIKGLAEEFQGDKIDMVIGPALGGITMSYEFARQLKTISLFTERENNQMTLRRGFTIPKDSKVLVVEDVITTGGSVKEVIEIVKQQGGKVVGIAALVDRTGGEIDFGIKFRTAFSEKLTSHEPEDCPLCKEGNIPLEKPGSRKF from the coding sequence ATGATTAAAAAAGAAAGAGTGTTAGAGATTTTTGAAAAGCTAGAGGTTCTTAAAAGAGGACATTTTTTATTTACCTCTGGAAGACATAGCGATAATTATATGCAATGTGCAAAAATTTTACAATATCCAGAGTATACGGAAGAAATTATTAAGGGATTGGCAGAGGAGTTTCAAGGGGATAAAATTGACATGGTGATTGGCCCTGCATTAGGTGGAATAACTATGTCCTATGAATTTGCCAGACAATTAAAGACTATAAGTCTTTTTACAGAAAGAGAAAATAATCAAATGACTTTGCGGAGAGGGTTTACTATCCCAAAGGATTCAAAAGTATTGGTGGTAGAAGATGTTATTACTACAGGGGGATCTGTAAAGGAGGTAATAGAGATAGTTAAGCAACAGGGGGGAAAGGTAGTTGGTATAGCAGCTTTGGTGGATAGGACTGGGGGTGAAATTGATTTTGGAATAAAATTTAGAACAGCTTTTTCAGAAAAATTAACTTCCCATGAACCTGAAGACTGTCCTTTATGTAAAGAAGGAAATATTCCATTAGAGAAACCAGGAAGCAGAAAATTTTAA